In Juglans microcarpa x Juglans regia isolate MS1-56 chromosome 8D, Jm3101_v1.0, whole genome shotgun sequence, the following are encoded in one genomic region:
- the LOC121243538 gene encoding PHD finger protein EHD3-like isoform X2, which yields MGDEEGTGTGDGTYCVEGLKSEAVNNGSAIGNGNDGGQWNSGGSKSFRTYKRRKYVRSSSDGKAQQDWRVCAEAASQLTEQTLKEPGRTVLEKNSVEEVHLPMDGSDDCSQRHWRNVILEHMYRSSSVDESCIRGCIWKALVSNHGTDGTMVVKESGHCDEDRLKTSQTRCMPNGSQKAANGHAGAISSGCLNESDHNNNTEKCQRALFNILISDKFTSLCKLLFENFQGIKADFFDFSIINLRMKEGTYEHSPVLFSSDIQQVWRKLQEIGSEFVSLAKSLSNMSRTAYHEQVGGRIHSPYEDGEHEFLPRESDSQIKPVQTEDCGVFKFCTCRQCGGKADGRDYLLCDSCEEMYHISCIEPAIKEIPPKSWYCAVCTASRIASPHQNCEVCDRLIAPKSLSNGGDDETSAINEETSIDIEENSNCGMEDGLQPSKGGKNSLPCKICGNEVEDGEKLKACGHSFCPNKYYHARCLTTKQLKSYGPRWYCPSCLCRVCLADQDDDKIILCDGCDHAYHIYCIKPLRTSIPRGKWFCRKCNAGIQAIRRAKRAYETIEIKHRKKVVGGSMPVENLEKRWNDEGEEASEKSGGMDMLLTAAKTLKFEENLGAIEIGL from the exons ATGGGTGATGAAGAGGGAACTGGTACCGGTGATGGAACATACTGCGTTGAGGGCTTGAAGAGTGAAGCAGTGAATAATGGGTCTGCAATTGGAAATGGGAATGATGGTGGTCAGTGGAACTCTGGTGGAAGCAAGAGCTTCCGAACTTACAAGAGGCGGAAGTATGTGAGATCAAGTTCAGATGGCAAAGCTCAGCAAGACTGGAGAGTTTGTGCAGAAGCTGCAAGTCAGTTAACGGAACAG ACTCTGAAAGAACCTGGTCGCACGGTTTTAGAAAAGAATTCTGTTGAAGAAGTCCATCTTCCTATGGACGGTTCAGATGACTGTTCACAGAGGCACTGGAGAAATGTTATACTGGAGCACATGTATCGGTCCTCAAGTGTTGATGAAAGTTGTATACGGGGGTGCATTTGGAAGGCACTTGTATCTAATCATGGAACTGATGGTACGATGGTGGTTAAG GAATCTGGCCATTGTGATGAAGACAGGCTCAAAACTTCACAAACACGGTGCATGCCAAATGGATCCCAGAAAGCAGCTAATGGACATGCAGGTGCTATATCTAGTGGATGTTTAAATGAATCTGATCACAATAACAATACTGAGAAGTGTCAGCGTgctttgtttaatattttaatttcggACAAGTTCACCTCGTTGTGCAAGCTGCTGTTTGAGAATTTCCAAGGCATCAAGGCTGACTTTTTTGACTTTAGTATCATTAACTTGAGGATGAAAGAGGGAACTTATGAACATTCACCTGTCCTTTTCTCTTCAGATATTCAACAG gtATGGCGAAAGCTTCAAGAGATTGGAAGTGAGTTTGTTTCTCTTGCAAAGAGCCTTTCAAACATGTCAAGGACTGCCTATCATGAGCAG GTGGGAGGACGAATACACAGCCCATATGAAGATGGTGAACATGAG TTTCTTCCCCGGGAATCGGACTCTCAGATTAAACCAGTGCAAACAGAAGATTGTGGTGTGTTCAAATTTTGCACTTGCAGGCAATGCGGAGGCAAGGCTGATGGAAGGGATTATTTATTATGTGATTCGTGTGAGGAGATGTACCATATCTCCTGCATTGAACCTGCCATCAAAGAGATTCCCCCAAAAAGCTGGTACTGTGCCGTTTGCACTGCAAGTAGAATCGCGTCACCCCATCAAAATTGTGAAGTGTGTGATAGGCTTATTGCTCCCAAGTCCTTAAGTAATGGAGGTGATGATGAAACTTCTGCTATAAATGAAGAAACTTCTATTGACATCGAAGAAAACTCAAATTGTGGTATGGAGGATGGGCTTCAACCATCAAAAGGTGGAAAAAACTCTTTACCCTGTAAAATTTGTGGAAATGAGGTAGAAGATGGTGAAAAGTTGAAGGCTTGTGGTCACAGCTTTTGCCCAAATAAATACTATCATGCTAGGTGCCTGACAACTAAGcaattaaaatcatatggcCCTCGTTGGTACTGCCCTTCTTGTCTGTGCAGGGTTTGCCTTGCTGATCAAGATGATGATAAGATCATTCTATGTGATGGCTGTGATCATGCATACCACATCTATTGCATAAAACCACTGCGCACATCAATTCCAAGAGGGAAATGGTTCTGCAGAAAATGTAATGCAGGGATCCAGGCAATACGCAGAGCAAAAAGAGCTTACGAGACTATAGAAATTAAACATAGAAAGAAGGTTGTAGGGGGGTCTATGCCAGttgaaaatcttgaaaagaGATGGAATGATGAAGGAGAAGAGGCATCAGAAAAAAGTGGAGGGATGGACATGCTTTTAACTGCAGCAAAGACACTAAAGTTTGAAGAGAATTTGGGTGCTATTGAGATCGGTCTATAG
- the LOC121243538 gene encoding PHD finger protein EHD3-like isoform X3: MTVHRGTGEMLYWSTCIGPQVLMKVVYGGAFGRHLYLIMELMESGHCDEDRLKTSQTRCMPNGSQKAANGHAGAISSGCLNESDHNNNTEKCQRALFNILISDKFTSLCKLLFENFQGIKADFFDFSIINLRMKEGTYEHSPVLFSSDIQQVWRKLQEIGSEFVSLAKSLSNMSRTAYHEQVGGRIHSPYEDGEHEDFTAKQFLPRESDSQIKPVQTEDCGVFKFCTCRQCGGKADGRDYLLCDSCEEMYHISCIEPAIKEIPPKSWYCAVCTASRIASPHQNCEVCDRLIAPKSLSNGGDDETSAINEETSIDIEENSNCGMEDGLQPSKGGKNSLPCKICGNEVEDGEKLKACGHSFCPNKYYHARCLTTKQLKSYGPRWYCPSCLCRVCLADQDDDKIILCDGCDHAYHIYCIKPLRTSIPRGKWFCRKCNAGIQAIRRAKRAYETIEIKHRKKVVGGSMPVENLEKRWNDEGEEASEKSGGMDMLLTAAKTLKFEENLGAIEIGL; this comes from the exons ATGACTGTTCACAGAGGCACTGGAGAAATGTTATACTGGAGCACATGTATCGGTCCTCAAGTGTTGATGAAAGTTGTATACGGGGGTGCATTTGGAAGGCACTTGTATCTAATCATGGAACTGATG GAATCTGGCCATTGTGATGAAGACAGGCTCAAAACTTCACAAACACGGTGCATGCCAAATGGATCCCAGAAAGCAGCTAATGGACATGCAGGTGCTATATCTAGTGGATGTTTAAATGAATCTGATCACAATAACAATACTGAGAAGTGTCAGCGTgctttgtttaatattttaatttcggACAAGTTCACCTCGTTGTGCAAGCTGCTGTTTGAGAATTTCCAAGGCATCAAGGCTGACTTTTTTGACTTTAGTATCATTAACTTGAGGATGAAAGAGGGAACTTATGAACATTCACCTGTCCTTTTCTCTTCAGATATTCAACAG gtATGGCGAAAGCTTCAAGAGATTGGAAGTGAGTTTGTTTCTCTTGCAAAGAGCCTTTCAAACATGTCAAGGACTGCCTATCATGAGCAG GTGGGAGGACGAATACACAGCCCATATGAAGATGGTGAACATGAG GATTTCACTGCAAAACAGTTTCTTCCCCGGGAATCGGACTCTCAGATTAAACCAGTGCAAACAGAAGATTGTGGTGTGTTCAAATTTTGCACTTGCAGGCAATGCGGAGGCAAGGCTGATGGAAGGGATTATTTATTATGTGATTCGTGTGAGGAGATGTACCATATCTCCTGCATTGAACCTGCCATCAAAGAGATTCCCCCAAAAAGCTGGTACTGTGCCGTTTGCACTGCAAGTAGAATCGCGTCACCCCATCAAAATTGTGAAGTGTGTGATAGGCTTATTGCTCCCAAGTCCTTAAGTAATGGAGGTGATGATGAAACTTCTGCTATAAATGAAGAAACTTCTATTGACATCGAAGAAAACTCAAATTGTGGTATGGAGGATGGGCTTCAACCATCAAAAGGTGGAAAAAACTCTTTACCCTGTAAAATTTGTGGAAATGAGGTAGAAGATGGTGAAAAGTTGAAGGCTTGTGGTCACAGCTTTTGCCCAAATAAATACTATCATGCTAGGTGCCTGACAACTAAGcaattaaaatcatatggcCCTCGTTGGTACTGCCCTTCTTGTCTGTGCAGGGTTTGCCTTGCTGATCAAGATGATGATAAGATCATTCTATGTGATGGCTGTGATCATGCATACCACATCTATTGCATAAAACCACTGCGCACATCAATTCCAAGAGGGAAATGGTTCTGCAGAAAATGTAATGCAGGGATCCAGGCAATACGCAGAGCAAAAAGAGCTTACGAGACTATAGAAATTAAACATAGAAAGAAGGTTGTAGGGGGGTCTATGCCAGttgaaaatcttgaaaagaGATGGAATGATGAAGGAGAAGAGGCATCAGAAAAAAGTGGAGGGATGGACATGCTTTTAACTGCAGCAAAGACACTAAAGTTTGAAGAGAATTTGGGTGCTATTGAGATCGGTCTATAG
- the LOC121243742 gene encoding BTB/POZ domain-containing protein At4g08455 isoform X2 translates to MRCLSCTELYDASVAGTCKECYEEANETEEELKSEIDDLKAKVAFLRFWSPLDLHYHGRPIVPGFTDVVLVASSDDPSAGPAVPVPAHKALLVSRSPVFRAMLENEMEESRTGTIKIGDVSYDALRVFVNYLYTAEACLDEQMACDLLVLAEKYQHNAKLMLDSALSLITDNMDKLTTKAEYVDLVEKDPRLVVEIYEAYLSKRVNTAAHKDSSPEL, encoded by the exons ATGAGGTGCTTGTCGTGTACGGAGTTGTACGACGCGAGCGTCGCGGGGACGTGCAAGGAGTGCTACGAGGAGGCGAACGAGACGGAGGAGGAGCTGAAGAGTGAGATCGATGACTTGAAAGCCAAGGTTGCTTTCCTCAGATTCTGGTCTCCCCTTGACCTCCACTACCACGGCCGTCCCATTGTTCCTGGCTTCACCGACGTCGTCCTCGTCGCCTCCTCCGATGACCCCTCTGCCGGACCCGCTGTCCCCGTCCCTGCCCATAAGGCCCTTCTC GTTAGCCGTTCCCCAGTGTTTAGGGCAATGCTCGAGAATGAGATGGAAGAAAGCCGTACTGGCACCATCAAGATTGGTGATGTATCGTATGATGCCCTTCGTGTCTTTGTCAACTATTTGTACACTGCTGAAGCATGCCTTGATGAGCAAATGGCTTGTGACCTTTTAGTATTGGCTGAAAAATACCAG CACAATGCTAAGCTTATGCTTGATTCGGCTTTATCATTGATCACGGACAACATGGACAAGCTTACTACAAAAGCGGAGTACGTGGACCTTGTGGAGAAGGATCCTCGACTTGTAGTGGAAATCTACGAAGCTTATCTCTCCAAACGGGTTAATACTGCTGCTCACAAGGATTCTTCACCCGAGCTATAG
- the LOC121243744 gene encoding probable calcium-binding protein CML25: MIQEVDTNGNGFIDFQEFVELNTEGGDSEEVLENLKDAFSVYDIDGNGLISAEELYKVMKSMNDECSLAECRKMISRVNRNGDGMISFDEFKAMMMNGLCMDLMDR, encoded by the coding sequence ATGATCCAAGAGGTAGACACCAACGGCAACGGCTTCATCGACTTCCAGGAGTTTGTCGAGCTGAACACTGAGGGCGGTGATTCGGAGGAGGTGTTGGAGAATCTGAAGGACGCGTTCTCGGTCTATGATATCGATGGGAACGGGTTGATATCGGCGGAAGAGCTCTATAAGGTCATGAAGAGCATGAATGACGAGTGCTCGCTTGCCGAGTGTAGGAAGATGATCAGCAGGGTCAATCGCAATGGCGATGGAATGATCAGTTTCGATGAGTTTAAGGCCATGATGATGAACGGCTTGTGCATGGATTTGATGGACAGGTGA
- the LOC121243742 gene encoding BTB/POZ domain-containing protein At4g08455 isoform X1, translating to MRCLSCTELYDASVAGTCKECYEEANETEEELKSEIDDLKAKVAFLRFWSPLDLHYHGRPIVPGFTDVVLVASSDDPSAGPAVPVPAHKALLVSRSPVFRAMLENEMEESRTGTIKIGDVSYDALRVFVNYLYTAEACLDEQMACDLLVLAEKYQVKHLKTYCEKFLVSKLNWDSSIMSYAFAHQHNAKLMLDSALSLITDNMDKLTTKAEYVDLVEKDPRLVVEIYEAYLSKRVNTAAHKDSSPEL from the exons ATGAGGTGCTTGTCGTGTACGGAGTTGTACGACGCGAGCGTCGCGGGGACGTGCAAGGAGTGCTACGAGGAGGCGAACGAGACGGAGGAGGAGCTGAAGAGTGAGATCGATGACTTGAAAGCCAAGGTTGCTTTCCTCAGATTCTGGTCTCCCCTTGACCTCCACTACCACGGCCGTCCCATTGTTCCTGGCTTCACCGACGTCGTCCTCGTCGCCTCCTCCGATGACCCCTCTGCCGGACCCGCTGTCCCCGTCCCTGCCCATAAGGCCCTTCTC GTTAGCCGTTCCCCAGTGTTTAGGGCAATGCTCGAGAATGAGATGGAAGAAAGCCGTACTGGCACCATCAAGATTGGTGATGTATCGTATGATGCCCTTCGTGTCTTTGTCAACTATTTGTACACTGCTGAAGCATGCCTTGATGAGCAAATGGCTTGTGACCTTTTAGTATTGGCTGAAAAATACCAGGTAAAGCATCTCAAGACGTACTGTGAGAAGTTCTTGGTGTCAAAACTAAACTGGGACAGTTCTATAATGAGCTATGCCTTTGCACACCAGCACAATGCTAAGCTTATGCTTGATTCGGCTTTATCATTGATCACGGACAACATGGACAAGCTTACTACAAAAGCGGAGTACGTGGACCTTGTGGAGAAGGATCCTCGACTTGTAGTGGAAATCTACGAAGCTTATCTCTCCAAACGGGTTAATACTGCTGCTCACAAGGATTCTTCACCCGAGCTATAG
- the LOC121243538 gene encoding PHD finger protein EHD3-like isoform X1: MGDEEGTGTGDGTYCVEGLKSEAVNNGSAIGNGNDGGQWNSGGSKSFRTYKRRKYVRSSSDGKAQQDWRVCAEAASQLTEQTLKEPGRTVLEKNSVEEVHLPMDGSDDCSQRHWRNVILEHMYRSSSVDESCIRGCIWKALVSNHGTDGTMVVKESGHCDEDRLKTSQTRCMPNGSQKAANGHAGAISSGCLNESDHNNNTEKCQRALFNILISDKFTSLCKLLFENFQGIKADFFDFSIINLRMKEGTYEHSPVLFSSDIQQVWRKLQEIGSEFVSLAKSLSNMSRTAYHEQVGGRIHSPYEDGEHEDFTAKQFLPRESDSQIKPVQTEDCGVFKFCTCRQCGGKADGRDYLLCDSCEEMYHISCIEPAIKEIPPKSWYCAVCTASRIASPHQNCEVCDRLIAPKSLSNGGDDETSAINEETSIDIEENSNCGMEDGLQPSKGGKNSLPCKICGNEVEDGEKLKACGHSFCPNKYYHARCLTTKQLKSYGPRWYCPSCLCRVCLADQDDDKIILCDGCDHAYHIYCIKPLRTSIPRGKWFCRKCNAGIQAIRRAKRAYETIEIKHRKKVVGGSMPVENLEKRWNDEGEEASEKSGGMDMLLTAAKTLKFEENLGAIEIGL; this comes from the exons ATGGGTGATGAAGAGGGAACTGGTACCGGTGATGGAACATACTGCGTTGAGGGCTTGAAGAGTGAAGCAGTGAATAATGGGTCTGCAATTGGAAATGGGAATGATGGTGGTCAGTGGAACTCTGGTGGAAGCAAGAGCTTCCGAACTTACAAGAGGCGGAAGTATGTGAGATCAAGTTCAGATGGCAAAGCTCAGCAAGACTGGAGAGTTTGTGCAGAAGCTGCAAGTCAGTTAACGGAACAG ACTCTGAAAGAACCTGGTCGCACGGTTTTAGAAAAGAATTCTGTTGAAGAAGTCCATCTTCCTATGGACGGTTCAGATGACTGTTCACAGAGGCACTGGAGAAATGTTATACTGGAGCACATGTATCGGTCCTCAAGTGTTGATGAAAGTTGTATACGGGGGTGCATTTGGAAGGCACTTGTATCTAATCATGGAACTGATGGTACGATGGTGGTTAAG GAATCTGGCCATTGTGATGAAGACAGGCTCAAAACTTCACAAACACGGTGCATGCCAAATGGATCCCAGAAAGCAGCTAATGGACATGCAGGTGCTATATCTAGTGGATGTTTAAATGAATCTGATCACAATAACAATACTGAGAAGTGTCAGCGTgctttgtttaatattttaatttcggACAAGTTCACCTCGTTGTGCAAGCTGCTGTTTGAGAATTTCCAAGGCATCAAGGCTGACTTTTTTGACTTTAGTATCATTAACTTGAGGATGAAAGAGGGAACTTATGAACATTCACCTGTCCTTTTCTCTTCAGATATTCAACAG gtATGGCGAAAGCTTCAAGAGATTGGAAGTGAGTTTGTTTCTCTTGCAAAGAGCCTTTCAAACATGTCAAGGACTGCCTATCATGAGCAG GTGGGAGGACGAATACACAGCCCATATGAAGATGGTGAACATGAG GATTTCACTGCAAAACAGTTTCTTCCCCGGGAATCGGACTCTCAGATTAAACCAGTGCAAACAGAAGATTGTGGTGTGTTCAAATTTTGCACTTGCAGGCAATGCGGAGGCAAGGCTGATGGAAGGGATTATTTATTATGTGATTCGTGTGAGGAGATGTACCATATCTCCTGCATTGAACCTGCCATCAAAGAGATTCCCCCAAAAAGCTGGTACTGTGCCGTTTGCACTGCAAGTAGAATCGCGTCACCCCATCAAAATTGTGAAGTGTGTGATAGGCTTATTGCTCCCAAGTCCTTAAGTAATGGAGGTGATGATGAAACTTCTGCTATAAATGAAGAAACTTCTATTGACATCGAAGAAAACTCAAATTGTGGTATGGAGGATGGGCTTCAACCATCAAAAGGTGGAAAAAACTCTTTACCCTGTAAAATTTGTGGAAATGAGGTAGAAGATGGTGAAAAGTTGAAGGCTTGTGGTCACAGCTTTTGCCCAAATAAATACTATCATGCTAGGTGCCTGACAACTAAGcaattaaaatcatatggcCCTCGTTGGTACTGCCCTTCTTGTCTGTGCAGGGTTTGCCTTGCTGATCAAGATGATGATAAGATCATTCTATGTGATGGCTGTGATCATGCATACCACATCTATTGCATAAAACCACTGCGCACATCAATTCCAAGAGGGAAATGGTTCTGCAGAAAATGTAATGCAGGGATCCAGGCAATACGCAGAGCAAAAAGAGCTTACGAGACTATAGAAATTAAACATAGAAAGAAGGTTGTAGGGGGGTCTATGCCAGttgaaaatcttgaaaagaGATGGAATGATGAAGGAGAAGAGGCATCAGAAAAAAGTGGAGGGATGGACATGCTTTTAACTGCAGCAAAGACACTAAAGTTTGAAGAGAATTTGGGTGCTATTGAGATCGGTCTATAG
- the LOC121243528 gene encoding probable methyltransferase PMT10: MKPVTFMNALCEAVRAPTFVKVTAFTILSLSIFFLFDRFSSTYPSLIFSLSPVTRKAPSPHSTYPLPLATKTPTLSSTPPPSPPSPPSKPARVDMLIRMGIVDDTGVMSLDFEVGAIDESVTEEELRSMSGGREEEAEKGGRSGSFKVEKYEVCEQSMSEYVPCMDNEDVNRRLKLSDSVEKYERHCPEERKGLGCLVPRPKGYQVKIPWPRSRDEVWLSNVPRTGLVGNKGSYKWISIRKDKYIFLGGGRADKHLNQILKMVPEIAFGQKTRVALDVESGVADFGAFLMQHNVTALSIAGKDVHENQIHFALERGVPAMVATFATRRLLYPSHAFDFIHCLGCGVNWTLDDGKLLLEANRILRAGGYFVWAGEPVYKHEENLQKQWKEMEDLTTRICWELVKKKGYIAIWKKPLNNSCYLNRESGVQPPLCDSNDDPDNVWYVGLKACITPLSENGYGANVTTWPARLHYPPDRLQSIEMDAYVSRKEIFMAESKYWNEIIFSYVRGFRWKDFKLRNVMDMRAGYGGFAAALHDHQIDCWVMNVVPVSGPNTLPVIYDRGLIGVRHDWCEPFDTYPRTYDLLHANGLFTVEKKRHKCDISTIMLEMDRILRPDGRVYIRDKVSVIGEVKEIASALGWASALRDTEEGPYSSSIMLICDKRM; encoded by the exons ATGAAGCCCGTAACGTTCATGAACGCCTTGTGCGAGGCTGTTAGAGCTCCGACTTTCGTCAAGGTTACGGCTTTTACCATCCTTtccctctccatcttcttcctcttcgacCGCTTCTCTTCCACTTACCCTTCCCTTATCTTCTCCCTCTCGCCTGTCACCAGAAAGGCGCCGTCTCCTCATTCTACTTATCCACTGCCACTAGCTACTAAAACGCCAACTTTGTCGTCGACGCCGcctccttctcctccttctccgCCGTCGAAGCCGGCGCGGGTGGACATGTTGATCAGGATGGGGATAGTGGACGATACGGGGGTCATGTCGCTGGACTTTGAGGTCGGAGCCATAGACGAGAGTGTAACCGAGGAGGAGTTGAGGAGCATGAGCGGTGGGAGAGAGGAGGAGGCGGAGAAGGGTGGCCGCAGTGGCAGCTTTAAGGTTGAGAAGTACGAGGTTTGCGAGCAGAGTATGAGTGAGTATGTACCGTGTATGGACAATGAAGATGTGAACAGGCGGCTGAAATTGAGTGACAGCGTGGAGAAGTACGAGCGGCATTGCCCGGAGGAAAGGAAGGGGTTGGGTTGCTTGGTGCCGAGGCCGAAGGGTTATCAGGTCAAGATACCTTGGCCGAGGAGTCGAGACGAG GTGTGGTTGAGTAATGTACCACGTACAGGTCTGGTTGGAAATAAAGGTAGCTACAAATGGATATCAATAAGAAAAGAcaagtacatttttctgggagGTGGCAGGGCAGATAAACACTTGAATCAGATTCTTAAG ATGGTTCCTGAAATTGCCTTTGGCCAAAAGACCCGAGTAGCCTTGGATGTTGAGAGTGGAGTAGCAGATTTTGGTGCCTTTTTGATGCAGCATAATGTGACTGCTCTGTCAATAGCAGGGAAAGATGTCCACGAGAACCAGATTCATTTTGCTTTAGAGCGTGGTGTGCCTGCCATGGTAGCAACATTTGCTACTCGGCGTCTATTGTATCCAAGCCATGCTTTTGACTTCATCCATTGTTTAGGCTGTGGAGTTAATTGGACCCTTGATG ATGGAAAGCTGCTTCTTGAGGCTAACAGGATCCTAAGGGCAGGAGGGTACTTTGTGTGGGCAGGAGAGCCAGTTTATAAACATGAAGAGAACCTACAGAAACAATGGAAAG AAATGGAGGATCTGACTACTCGCATTTGTTGGGAACTAGTAAAGAAGAAGGGATACATTGCTATATGGAAAAAACCTTTGAACAACAGCTGCTATCTTAATCGTGAAAGTGGAGTGCAGCCTCCATTATGTGATTCCAATGATGATCCAGACAATGTTTG GTACGTTGGTTTGAAGGCATGCATCACTCCATTGTCAGAGAATGGATATGGAGCTAATGTAACTACATGGCCTGCACGCCTTCATTATCCACCAGACAGGCTCCAGAGCATAGAAATGGACGCCTACGTATCCAGAAAGGAAATTTTCATGGCAGAGTCGAAGTATTGGAATGAGATAATATTTAGCTATGTTCGTGGTTTCCGCTGGAAAGACTTCAAACTAAGAAATGTGATGGACATGAGAGCTGGATATGGAGG GTTTGCAGCAGCATTGCATGATCACCAGATTGATTGCTGGGTTATGAACGTTGTTCCTGTTAGTGGACCCAATACCTTGCCTGTTATCTATGACCGTGGACTTATAGGAGTTAGGCATGACTG GTGCGAGCCATTTGACACTTACCCTAGAACGTATGACCTGTTGCATGCAAATGGTCTCTTCACTGTTGAGAAAAAGAG GCACAAATGTGATATCTCAACCATCATGCTTGAGATGGATCGAATTCTAAGACCCGACGGGCGTGTTTATATACGTGACAAGGTATCAGTTATTGGGGAAGTGAAAGAAATTGCATCTGCATTGGGATGGGCATCTGCACTACGTGATACTGAAGAGGGGCCTTATTCAAGCTCCATTATGTTAATATGCGATAAACGTATGTGA